CACGTAGGGCGCTCCGACGAACCCGCCGATCGGGCCGCGGAGGGACCGGAACAGGATCTTTCCCTCGGGGGTCCAGCCGATCACCATGTTGTCGAAGCCCATCCGCTCCGACACGGTCTCCGCCGGGTACCAGGTGAGGCGCCGGGGCTCGCCGCCCGCGGCCGGCATCACGTACACGTCCGAGGAGCCGTCGTACTGGCCGGTGAACGCGATCCACTTCCCGTCGGGGGAGAATCGCGGGAACACCTCGAGGCCGTCGGAAGTGGTCAAGCGGGTCGCGATCCCGCCTCCGATCGGCACGCTCCACAGGTCTCCGCCGTGGGAGAACACCACGGTGTCCCCGTGGATGTCGGGGAAGCGCAGGAGCCTGGCGTCGTGCACCGGGTCGATCGCGAGCGCCGGGGAAACGGCGGCGAGGACGAGGCCGAGGACGATCGAGGGGATCGAGACGCGAGCGGTCTTCATGGCGAGCGTTGCCTCCGTGGGATGAGTCGTAGGGAAGCCAGTTTACGGCGAGAGGGCCTGTGAGTTACAGGGGCGCCGGGTGAGCTGGCAGGTCGCGGGCCGGGTGGACTACCCCGAGCACGATGTGAGAGTTGGGTGAGGCTCCATCGCGGGTGGGTTGGCGCGGTGAATGGGGTTCTGAATCGACAGGGTATGCCCCGACGGGCCGACGTATCCTCGGTCAGAACCGGATCGCTCGCGACTCGAGGCTGGAGATCCGCGCGATGAGATCGAAGTCGCGGTCGCGGTGCAGCACCGTAAGACCGTTCCGGATCGCGCACGCTGCGATCAGGCAGTCGACACCCGAGCGAACGGTGAGGCCTCCGCGCCTTGCCGCGCGGTGGAGATTGGCGGCCTCGAGGACGACCTCGGTCCGGAGCGGGGATTCCACGACGGGGAAGGAGAGCATCGCGTCGCGGGCGAGCGCGAACGCCCGCTCGTCGCGGAATCCCTGAAGCACCTCCTGGACGACGGGAAGACACGTCGCGACGTCGTCGGTCGCGACGACGGACTCGAGTCGGAAGCGGGTCGCCTTCCGAAAGACCTCGACCCACACCGAGGTATCAACGAGTACCACGCCGTTTACTCCTCGGCGTGCGCTCGCCGACGACCCGGTCCCGCCTCATTTCCGACAGGTTCCCGTCCCACAGACCGGAACCCGCGAGGTCCAGGATGCGACGCGCCCGGACCCTCAGGACGAATTCGCTCAAGGCGCGTTCCACGGCCCTCGAATAGGTTCTCTCGCCGCTGAGTCGCAGCGCTTCTTCGAGGAGCTTCTCATCAAGCACAAGATTCGTACGTTTCATGCGCAAAGTATGACGCCGTGCCGTCGCTGGGTCGAGGAACCCTCATCCCAGCCTCGAAGCAAGCCGCGGGCGCGCTGGCGCTGGCCGCTTCGGCGCCACGCCCGGTCGATCTGACTTCTTGTCTATCGAGCTGACTCTCTTGCCTATCGATTCTCCTCGTTCGCCTCACCCGCGGTCCGTACCCTCATCGTCGAACAAACACGACCGCCTTACGACACTGGACGCAGCCCAGCGCAGCGCCGCAAGGCAGGCGAGTCCACGCATCGGTTCTACGGAGCCGGGGCACGCGGACTCAGTGCTCTCTTTCGGCGAGCAGCTCCTCGACCGCTTTGACGACGACCCGGTCCAGGTGTTCCGAAGCGTCGTATCCGTAGTGTGCCGTGCGAATTCGTCCTTCCTTGTCCAGTAGAACCACGGTAGGGAGCGAATCCACGCCGAGCGAACGGGCCGCGCCGCCGTTGTCGAATGCCCAAGGAAGCGTCCACTTCCTCTCCGAGAAGAAGCGCCGGGACCTTTCCCGCGTTTCTCCTCCCCAATCCACGTCGACGGCAAGAAGGGTCACGTCCCGATTCTGCTTGAACGTATCGTAGACCGATTGAACTTCCGGAAGCTCCCAGCGGCAGGGAAGACACCAGGTGGCCCAGAAGGCCAGGACGACCACCCGACCCTTCAAGTCGCTCGACTTGACGACTCGGCCCTCGGAATCCGACACGGAGAATTCGGCGACGGGGCGATCGGTCTCTATCAACGAAGAGTGAATCACCAGGGTCGGGACCACCGCGATGACCCAGCCGGCCAGCGCGATTGCGGTGGCACCGGCGAGAAGGACGCTCGACCGCCGAGCCGGCCCCCATAGCCGTCGGGTTCGGACGCCGGCGAGTGTGAGCAGGATGGCGGTGAGGGACACGGCGACAGGAATCCCCAAGCGGTGAAGCCCATCATTCATGATGAGCGCCGCGGTGCCCAGTAGACCCGGCGAGCTCACGAGGACTGCCTTGATCCAAGGAGCGAGAGGTGCGGAAAGCCCGCGAGCCAGGCCTGCGAAGTAGAATGCCGATCCCGTGACGGCAATGAGCACGCGCAGATCCGACCCTGCGAATCGTGTGAGAACGGCGCTGGCCAGCACGAGCACGATGGCCAGGAAACCGGCGAGGAGGTCACGGGGAACGGACCTGGGCTTCTCCTTCGGCACGGGCGACTCGCGAAGGGCTCGGCCGGGATTTCCGGCTTGGACCTCTATCCCGCACATCGTATCATCCGCCGCCGAAGGTCGCGTCGAGGACGTGACTTGTCAGCGTCATCGGCGCCTGTACCATGAAAGGCAGTACGCCCGCGAACTAACGATCGGTGCGCGATGTCTCACCTCCCGTGGGCCGCTTCGGCAAGGGTCGTCCTCGGCGCGCTCGCTCTGGCGATCGCATGGCTGGGCCTCGGCTGGTCCCTCGAGCGGCTCGTGATCTTCCCGCGCCGGGTCGCGGGGCCCGGGTTCCCGTCGAGGGCGGACGGGTTCGAGTCGCTCTGGATCGAGATCCCCGCGGGGCAGGTCGAGGCCTGGCTCCTCCCCGGGCGGGGAGCGAAGGGTAAGGCGGTGATCTACGCCCACGGCAACGCGGAGCTGATCGACTTCCAGGTCGACCTGGCACGCGCCTACCACGATCGGGGATTCACGGTGCTCCTCCCCGAGTACCGGGGCTACGGCCGATCCTCGGGCACGCCGTCCGAAAGCGGGATCGTCTTAGACTTCACGCGGTTCCACGATCTCCTCGCGGCGAGGCCGGAGGTGGATCCGAGGAAGATCGTCTTCCACGGGAGGTCGCTCGGCGGCGCGGTCGTAGCGCAGCTCGCCGCCGTGCGCCGGCCCGCGGCCCTGATCCTCCAGTCGAGCTTCACCAGCGTGGCCCGGCTCGCGCGCGGCTACCTGATACCCGCGTTCCTGGTCCGCGATCCGTTCGACACCCTCTCGGTGTTGCCTGAACTCGACGTTCCGGTGCTGATCGTTCACGGGAAGAGGGACCGGACGATTCCCGCGAGCGAGGCGGACGAGCTGCAACGAGCGTCGCGAAGCTCCCGGCGGGTCCTCCTGGACCGCGACCACGACGATTGGGCGCCGGACGATCCCGCGCTCTGGACGGAGGTGGACGCGTTCCTGGGCGCCTCGGGGGTCCCGCCGCTGCCGCGACCGTGATCCCGTCGGCGACGATTACGTAGGTCACATTTCGTTTCCGTGACGCAGTGGCCGGCCCGCCCGCTCCGTGAGTCGCGCCAGCGGTGGGCATTGCCGAATCGTAGGGGCGAGAACGGAATTTGCTTCGAAAAGGGGGGGGCCGGTCCGACCGTCGTCGGCGAGCGCCGCCGGCGGACGGCTCCACGACCGTCCGCGGAGTCGGACATGACGAAGCCATCGGTACTTCTCGTCGACTACGATCCGACGAGCATCGAGATCGCTCTGGGCTCTCTCTCCCGCGCCGGCTACGACGTCACGGTCGCGAAGAACGGCGTCGCGGGGCTCGAAGCGTTCCGGCACGTCAACCCCGACCTCGTGCTGACGCAGATGATCCTCCCGAGGGTCGCCGGGCTCGAGCTCTGCCGTGAGATCCGCAAGACGCATCCCAAGGGGCGGACGCCGATCCTGGTGTTCGGCACGACCCCCGCGGAGAAGGGCCGCTCGCAGGCCGTCGCCGCCGGCGCCAGTGGCTACATCGTCGCGCCGATCGACCCGGAGACGCTCGTCGACACCTGCAACGAGTACCTGACGGGGTGCCAGGCCGAGCCTCCAGACGACACCCCGCGGGGGACGGAAGCCGACGGGGTCGCCTCGCGAGGAGTCCTCTCC
The genomic region above belongs to Terriglobia bacterium and contains:
- a CDS encoding PIN domain-containing protein codes for the protein MVLVDTSVWVEVFRKATRFRLESVVATDDVATCLPVVQEVLQGFRDERAFALARDAMLSFPVVESPLRTEVVLEAANLHRAARRGGLTVRSGVDCLIAACAIRNGLTVLHRDRDFDLIARISSLESRAIRF
- a CDS encoding type II toxin-antitoxin system VapB family antitoxin; translated protein: MKRTNLVLDEKLLEEALRLSGERTYSRAVERALSEFVLRVRARRILDLAGSGLWDGNLSEMRRDRVVGERTPRSKRRGTR
- a CDS encoding redoxin domain-containing protein, which translates into the protein MPKEKPRSVPRDLLAGFLAIVLVLASAVLTRFAGSDLRVLIAVTGSAFYFAGLARGLSAPLAPWIKAVLVSSPGLLGTAALIMNDGLHRLGIPVAVSLTAILLTLAGVRTRRLWGPARRSSVLLAGATAIALAGWVIAVVPTLVIHSSLIETDRPVAEFSVSDSEGRVVKSSDLKGRVVVLAFWATWCLPCRWELPEVQSVYDTFKQNRDVTLLAVDVDWGGETRERSRRFFSERKWTLPWAFDNGGAARSLGVDSLPTVVLLDKEGRIRTAHYGYDASEHLDRVVVKAVEELLAEREH
- a CDS encoding alpha/beta hydrolase, which translates into the protein MSHLPWAASARVVLGALALAIAWLGLGWSLERLVIFPRRVAGPGFPSRADGFESLWIEIPAGQVEAWLLPGRGAKGKAVIYAHGNAELIDFQVDLARAYHDRGFTVLLPEYRGYGRSSGTPSESGIVLDFTRFHDLLAARPEVDPRKIVFHGRSLGGAVVAQLAAVRRPAALILQSSFTSVARLARGYLIPAFLVRDPFDTLSVLPELDVPVLIVHGKRDRTIPASEADELQRASRSSRRVLLDRDHDDWAPDDPALWTEVDAFLGASGVPPLPRP